From one Pseudactinotalea sp. HY158 genomic stretch:
- a CDS encoding ABC transporter ATP-binding protein, producing the protein MRDFPPETTAFTAGSTQHPDTRSPVRFLLWLLREQGSVLWWTILLATLFALPAAVAPWALGNVIDSGITARDTGAVLLWIGVLAVVTLAGALTGGIWHIAQVRSWLIASFGTIGLVTNKSTELGHVLHRRTPTGEVLSVAGSDADQFAAFLEVTTRAIANALTYLVVAAIVLTTNVRLGVIVLLVAPLLVAVTGPILRPLQRSQAQERSRTSELTSMATDIVAGLRILRGVGGEATFGRNYAVQSQRARGAGVRAGVWGAVVEAAGVLLSGLFVVALMYLGVRAVHAGELSIGGLVAFLGYALFLLQPIRVFFEFVQKFVRSLVSAEKAINIFAHGSPWPGDRNRRMDDAAPLLDEASGARLAPGLLTMVVSADPDEAAALADRFGRYLPAEAEPTSLDAGEDLTGRAARTARRANARRRRAAAEHDHARAHAPWGVRLGDVDLAEASIEQVRAAILVSDTGSTVFAGTLQQALDPTGRLTREQAEDALAAAAGEDVYDATPGGWQGRLDERGRGLSGGQRQRLVLARALAADAPILVLVEPTSAVDAHTEAVIADRLPAARAGRTTAVMTVSPLLLRHADEVQLLAGGRIVERGTHADLFATSPRYRAVVMRGSDELDGAAGSGPGSPRAGRPSSTVPDVGGGQCGGRDD; encoded by the coding sequence GTGCGTGACTTCCCTCCCGAGACCACGGCCTTCACGGCGGGCTCGACCCAACACCCCGACACGCGCTCCCCCGTCCGCTTCCTGCTGTGGCTGCTGCGGGAGCAGGGCTCGGTGCTCTGGTGGACGATCCTGCTCGCCACCCTGTTCGCCCTGCCCGCCGCGGTCGCGCCGTGGGCCCTCGGCAACGTCATCGACTCGGGGATCACGGCTCGCGACACCGGCGCCGTGCTGCTGTGGATCGGCGTGCTCGCCGTCGTCACCCTCGCCGGCGCGCTGACCGGCGGGATCTGGCACATCGCGCAGGTGCGGTCGTGGCTCATCGCCTCGTTCGGCACGATCGGGCTCGTCACGAACAAGTCGACCGAACTCGGGCACGTGCTGCATCGGCGCACACCCACGGGCGAGGTGCTCTCGGTCGCGGGTTCCGATGCCGACCAGTTCGCGGCGTTCCTCGAGGTGACGACCCGCGCGATCGCGAACGCGCTCACCTACCTCGTGGTCGCAGCGATCGTGCTCACGACGAACGTCCGCCTCGGGGTCATCGTGCTGCTCGTGGCGCCGCTGCTCGTGGCCGTCACGGGCCCGATCCTGCGCCCGCTACAGCGTTCCCAGGCGCAGGAGCGCTCCCGCACGTCCGAGCTCACCTCGATGGCCACGGACATCGTGGCCGGCCTGCGGATCCTGCGCGGGGTCGGCGGGGAGGCCACGTTCGGGCGGAACTACGCAGTTCAGTCGCAGCGCGCCCGCGGCGCCGGCGTGCGCGCGGGGGTCTGGGGCGCGGTGGTCGAGGCCGCCGGCGTGCTGCTCTCGGGCCTGTTCGTGGTCGCGCTCATGTACCTGGGCGTGCGCGCCGTGCACGCGGGCGAGCTGAGCATCGGCGGCCTCGTCGCGTTCCTCGGCTACGCGCTCTTCCTCCTCCAACCCATCCGCGTGTTCTTCGAGTTCGTGCAGAAGTTCGTGCGCTCCCTCGTCTCCGCCGAGAAGGCGATCAACATCTTCGCCCACGGCTCGCCCTGGCCGGGCGATCGGAACAGGCGTATGGACGACGCCGCTCCCCTTCTCGATGAGGCCTCCGGCGCGCGGCTCGCGCCGGGGCTGCTGACGATGGTCGTCTCGGCCGACCCGGACGAGGCCGCGGCGCTGGCCGACCGGTTCGGGCGCTACCTGCCGGCGGAGGCCGAACCCACCTCGCTCGACGCCGGCGAGGACCTCACGGGCCGGGCCGCGAGGACCGCCCGCCGGGCGAACGCGCGCCGGCGGCGGGCGGCGGCCGAACACGACCACGCCCGGGCGCACGCCCCCTGGGGGGTCCGGCTCGGCGACGTGGACCTGGCGGAGGCGTCGATCGAGCAGGTGCGGGCCGCGATCCTGGTGAGCGACACAGGATCGACCGTGTTCGCCGGCACCCTCCAGCAGGCCCTCGATCCGACCGGGCGACTCACACGCGAGCAGGCCGAGGACGCGCTGGCGGCCGCGGCCGGCGAGGACGTCTACGACGCGACCCCGGGTGGCTGGCAGGGCCGGCTGGATGAGCGTGGCCGTGGCCTCTCGGGCGGGCAGCGCCAGCGGCTCGTGCTCGCCCGGGCCCTCGCCGCGGACGCGCCGATCCTCGTGCTGGTCGAGCCGACCTCGGCGGTGGACGCCCACACCGAGGCGGTCATCGCCGACCGCCTTCCCGCGGCGCGGGCCGGACGCACGACCGCCGTCATGACCGTCTCTCCGCTGCTGCTGCGCCACGCCGACGAGGTCCAACTCCTCGCCGGCGGGCGGATCGTCGAGCGGGGAACGCACGCGGACCTGTTCGCGACCAGCCCCCGGTACCGGGCCGTGGTCATGCGCGGCTCCGACGAACTCGACGGTGCGGCAGGCTCCGGCCCGGGATCGCCTCGCGCGGGCCGGCCGAGCTCAACGGTCCCGGATGTGGGCGGCGGGCAGTGCGGAGGCCGCGATGACTGA
- a CDS encoding ABC transporter ATP-binding protein, translating into MTEPSAVRDALSNDLRADSARTWLAAADPAPATDRPVTGAPAEPGAVRNPRARWRAYQARHAARRRRAQEHRARAFDPDKGLPVATSGQVVSFLGGLFSSRKAIVAGLVLANAAAAATALAVPKLLGDLVNTTTVAGGAGEDSAVLRLVAIVTVLLVLQTALTFTARAVAAMLGQDVLAQAREYVIRSVLRLPLGTVESASTGDLVTRVTRDVNSMSATVRWALPEGIIAVITVALTMVAMVINSWLLALPSLVLAGLATLQVRRYLREAPTAYLYEGATYSRINTTLTETVEGARTLEALRLGRRRRRHGREDLETSGQAERYGLSLRVVLLTVMDTAFSLPRVITLAIGAWAYFEGRLDLGQITTGMLYVEAFYGPFDRLVVTIDNLQVGIASTTRLLGLASVPPDRQAGDALPLDRQLAGTGLRYAYREGEDVLHGIDLNLRTGERLAIVGPSGSGKSTLGRLLSGIHGPRAGSVQVGGADLIQLPLERLRREVALVTQEHHVFRGTVRDNVVLAREGAGDDAVIAALATVDAWRWVQALPGGLDTVLGSGSQALTPAQSQQIALARLILADPHTLVLDEATSLIDPRTARHLEGSMNALLDGRTVVAIAHRLHTAHDADRIAVVQEGRIVELGSHEELMGAGGEYAALWRAWTS; encoded by the coding sequence ATGACTGAGCCGAGTGCAGTGCGCGATGCGCTCTCGAACGACCTGCGCGCGGACTCCGCGCGCACCTGGCTGGCCGCGGCCGACCCCGCCCCCGCCACGGACCGACCGGTCACCGGCGCGCCCGCGGAACCGGGCGCCGTCCGTAATCCACGCGCCCGGTGGCGCGCCTACCAGGCGCGGCACGCAGCCCGGCGGCGGCGCGCCCAGGAGCATCGGGCCCGCGCCTTCGATCCGGACAAGGGCCTGCCGGTGGCTACGAGCGGCCAGGTCGTCTCGTTCCTGGGCGGGCTGTTCTCGTCGCGGAAGGCGATCGTGGCGGGCCTCGTGCTCGCCAACGCCGCCGCTGCGGCCACGGCCCTCGCCGTCCCGAAGCTGTTGGGCGACCTCGTGAACACGACGACGGTCGCGGGCGGAGCAGGCGAGGATTCGGCGGTGCTGCGCCTCGTCGCGATCGTCACGGTGCTGCTCGTGCTGCAGACGGCGCTCACGTTCACGGCGCGGGCGGTCGCGGCGATGCTCGGCCAGGACGTGCTCGCCCAGGCGCGCGAGTACGTGATCCGGTCGGTGCTGCGGCTGCCGCTGGGAACGGTCGAATCGGCCTCGACCGGCGACCTGGTCACGCGGGTGACCCGCGACGTCAATTCGATGAGCGCCACGGTGCGCTGGGCGCTGCCGGAGGGCATCATCGCCGTGATCACCGTCGCGCTGACGATGGTCGCGATGGTGATCAACTCCTGGCTGCTGGCGCTGCCCTCGCTCGTGCTCGCCGGGCTCGCGACCCTGCAGGTGCGCCGGTACCTCCGCGAGGCGCCGACGGCGTACCTGTACGAGGGGGCCACCTATTCCCGGATCAACACCACCCTGACCGAGACCGTCGAGGGGGCCCGGACCCTCGAGGCGCTGCGCCTGGGCCGGCGGCGGCGTCGTCATGGCCGGGAGGATCTCGAGACCTCCGGGCAGGCCGAGCGATACGGACTCTCGCTGCGGGTCGTGCTGCTGACGGTCATGGACACGGCCTTCTCGTTGCCGCGGGTGATCACGCTGGCGATCGGCGCGTGGGCATACTTCGAGGGCCGGCTCGACCTCGGGCAGATCACCACGGGGATGCTGTACGTGGAAGCGTTCTACGGGCCCTTCGACCGGCTCGTGGTCACGATCGACAACCTGCAGGTGGGGATCGCCTCGACCACCCGGCTCCTCGGGCTGGCCTCCGTGCCGCCGGACCGTCAGGCGGGCGACGCGCTGCCGCTCGACCGGCAGCTGGCGGGGACGGGTCTGCGGTACGCCTATCGCGAGGGTGAGGACGTGCTCCACGGCATCGACCTGAACCTGCGGACCGGGGAGCGGCTCGCGATCGTCGGCCCCTCGGGCTCCGGGAAGTCGACGCTGGGCCGGCTGCTCTCCGGGATCCACGGTCCCCGGGCCGGATCGGTGCAGGTCGGCGGGGCGGATCTCATCCAGCTCCCGCTCGAGCGGCTGCGCCGAGAGGTCGCCCTCGTGACGCAGGAGCACCACGTGTTCCGCGGCACGGTCCGCGACAACGTCGTGCTGGCCCGGGAGGGCGCGGGCGACGACGCCGTTATTGCGGCGCTGGCGACCGTGGATGCGTGGCGCTGGGTGCAGGCGCTTCCCGGCGGGCTCGACACCGTGCTCGGCTCGGGATCCCAGGCGCTCACGCCCGCGCAGTCCCAGCAGATCGCGCTCGCCCGGCTCATTCTCGCCGACCCGCACACCCTCGTGCTCGACGAGGCCACCTCGCTCATCGATCCGCGCACGGCCCGGCACCTCGAGGGGTCCATGAACGCCCTGCTCGACGGCCGAACCGTCGTGGCGATCGCCCACCGGTTGCACACCGCGCACGACGCGGACCGGATCGCCGTGGTGCAGGAGGGTCGGATCGTCGAACTCGGTTCGCATGAGGAGCTCATGGGCGCGGGCGGCGAATACGCGGCGTTGTGGCGGGCGTGGACCTCGTGA
- a CDS encoding DUF6318 family protein yields MLTRVGSRRTGIAATILAGTMLVTGCSGGDEPSAGPPTTDTAGPTTTEPPTTEQTTPSEEPVTEPSPLPKPERPAAMEDTGKKGAIAAAEYFFDLYNYAASTGDVESFLAMGHTSCDFCTKTASQFSARYDAGQWLTGLIATPRHLTAKRTIDDLAYEVTLDIEVSAGTVYSESGLESSVKALSQQDARIIMQHFDDWRAIGYFSGIDAQ; encoded by the coding sequence ATGCTGACCAGAGTCGGGAGCAGACGAACGGGGATCGCGGCGACGATCCTCGCGGGGACCATGCTGGTGACGGGCTGCTCGGGCGGCGACGAGCCGTCGGCCGGCCCGCCGACCACAGACACGGCAGGCCCGACGACGACGGAGCCACCGACGACCGAGCAGACGACGCCCAGCGAGGAGCCGGTAACCGAACCGAGTCCGCTTCCCAAACCGGAACGACCCGCCGCGATGGAAGACACCGGCAAGAAGGGCGCCATCGCCGCAGCCGAATACTTCTTCGACCTGTACAACTATGCGGCGTCGACCGGAGACGTCGAAAGCTTTCTCGCCATGGGCCATACAAGTTGTGATTTTTGCACCAAGACTGCGAGCCAATTTTCCGCGCGCTACGACGCCGGCCAATGGCTTACAGGATTGATCGCGACTCCTCGACACCTGACCGCGAAGCGGACCATCGACGATTTGGCATACGAAGTAACACTCGACATCGAGGTCTCAGCCGGCACCGTGTACTCCGAGAGCGGTCTCGAATCGTCCGTAAAAGCGTTAAGCCAGCAGGACGCCAGGATCATCATGCAACATTTTGACGACTGGAGAGCAATTGGCTACTTTTCAGGAATTGATGCCCAATGA
- a CDS encoding DUF6318 family protein has product MLTRVGSRRTGIAATILAGTMLVTGCSGGDEPSAGPPTTDTAGPTTTAPPTTEQTTPSEEPVPEPNPLPKPERPAAMDDTGAKGAIAAAEYFLELHNYAASTGDISDFQAMGRDACDFCNAMTATFKDVYSNDGWIVGISAHISNPVATRTIDDLAYEVAFDLNLDSGASYTNEGLVKRYGESQEVGTRIVVQHFADWQVVALFSGTEIE; this is encoded by the coding sequence ATGCTGACCAGAGTCGGGAGCAGACGAACGGGGATCGCGGCGACGATCCTCGCGGGGACCATGCTGGTGACGGGCTGCTCGGGCGGCGACGAGCCGTCGGCCGGCCCGCCGACCACAGACACGGCAGGCCCGACGACGACGGCGCCACCGACGACCGAACAGACGACGCCCAGCGAGGAGCCGGTACCCGAACCGAATCCGCTTCCCAAACCGGAAAGGCCCGCCGCGATGGACGACACCGGTGCAAAGGGCGCCATCGCCGCAGCCGAATACTTTCTCGAGCTTCACAATTACGCCGCCTCCACTGGAGATATATCCGACTTTCAAGCTATGGGCCGTGACGCGTGCGATTTCTGCAACGCGATGACCGCAACATTTAAGGACGTTTACAGCAACGATGGTTGGATTGTTGGAATATCGGCTCATATTTCTAACCCGGTCGCCACTCGCACCATTGATGACTTGGCATATGAGGTAGCTTTCGACTTAAATCTTGACAGCGGAGCCTCCTACACGAACGAGGGTCTAGTCAAACGATACGGTGAAAGCCAAGAGGTCGGCACACGTATCGTCGTTCAACATTTTGCGGATTGGCAGGTCGTGGCTCTCTTTTCGGGAACGGAGATAGAATGA
- a CDS encoding DUF3043 domain-containing protein: protein MFGRKKSAEAAPVEETPLLGGKGRPTPSRKEAEARNRSPLISADPKADKRAAREAARIERMKVNEALVTGDEQHLPAAHRGPVRRYIRDSVDARFMLGEWFFPLTLVIVLVLLVAQSVLSPEAGVLILIALYVVVLATLAHAVWVSFAIKKELIKKFGSARGTHMYAVGRAMQMRRMRLPKPQVKRGEFPH from the coding sequence GTGTTCGGACGCAAGAAGTCGGCTGAGGCCGCCCCGGTTGAAGAGACGCCCCTGCTCGGCGGGAAGGGCCGTCCCACGCCCTCCCGCAAGGAGGCGGAGGCTCGCAATCGCTCTCCCCTGATCTCGGCGGATCCGAAGGCCGACAAGCGCGCGGCACGCGAAGCGGCACGGATCGAGCGCATGAAGGTGAACGAGGCCCTGGTCACGGGCGATGAGCAACATCTCCCTGCGGCCCACCGCGGCCCCGTCCGGCGCTATATCCGCGACTCCGTCGACGCCCGATTCATGCTCGGCGAGTGGTTCTTCCCGCTGACCCTCGTGATCGTGCTCGTGCTCCTCGTGGCCCAGAGCGTCCTCTCCCCCGAGGCGGGCGTCCTCATCCTCATCGCTCTCTACGTCGTGGTGCTGGCCACCCTCGCCCACGCCGTCTGGGTCTCGTTCGCGATCAAGAAGGAACTGATCAAGAAGTTCGGGTCGGCGCGGGGCACCCACATGTACGCGGTGGGCCGCGCGATGCAGATGCGCCGGATGCGCCTGCCCAAGCCGCAGGTCAAGAGGGGCGAGTTCCCGCACTGA
- a CDS encoding HNH endonuclease signature motif containing protein: protein MTIVRPGSAPGDRPASGDSRVTESPDEDLSTGDTAVRRRDGQVADAAAVAALERLTDEVEALAGLDWAGAPGQSALDALTGVEQLTRRLEALQARVTAAAESDGLWALDGSRTLPVWLQTHTGASRGSALRTVRTARSLRDHLPGTFDALRAGQVGADHVAVLVRETTRTGRMREQLRSDEAGEDFLLSHARGLDATTFARIGQAWAIAADPQAADRAWREDGAKEQVTLAETTGGYHLTGWLDPGSGRLVQEALSAHLGRPSADDARTPAQRRAAALTSLAQESLTAGRQQSSARIRPHLTITVPWLTLEAMVAAAGSVGNVGTVGTVGSVGSADPGAPQSDTTRPPEETEATGATGDAEDMEDTWARARTSDDDAVISTRLDTGRMRGLEPATFPDGTPLAPAQLARFACDSSLARVVFGPESTVLDVGREQRIFPANQARAVIARDRHCQYPGCHEPPGFGEIHHSLWWGRHDGPTAVSHGILLCWTHHELVHRREITIARRDGHWRFTRIDGSTITAPEHAYPADAGSPPRH from the coding sequence ATGACGATCGTGAGGCCCGGCTCCGCGCCGGGCGACCGCCCCGCATCGGGGGACAGTCGTGTGACCGAGTCCCCGGACGAGGACCTCAGCACGGGTGACACCGCAGTTCGCCGGCGCGACGGTCAGGTGGCAGACGCCGCCGCGGTCGCCGCCCTGGAACGGCTCACGGACGAGGTGGAGGCCCTGGCCGGACTGGACTGGGCCGGCGCCCCGGGGCAGTCCGCGCTCGATGCCCTCACCGGCGTGGAGCAGCTGACCCGCCGGCTCGAGGCACTGCAGGCACGGGTGACCGCCGCTGCCGAATCCGACGGACTGTGGGCTCTGGACGGGTCGCGGACCCTGCCGGTCTGGCTCCAGACCCATACGGGTGCCAGCCGCGGGAGCGCGCTGCGGACGGTGCGGACCGCGCGCAGCCTGCGCGACCACCTCCCGGGTACATTCGACGCGCTGCGCGCCGGGCAGGTCGGCGCCGACCACGTCGCTGTTCTCGTACGCGAGACCACGCGGACCGGGCGGATGCGCGAACAGCTCCGCAGCGACGAGGCCGGAGAGGACTTCCTCCTGAGTCATGCCCGGGGTCTCGACGCCACCACGTTCGCCCGGATCGGCCAGGCCTGGGCGATCGCCGCCGATCCGCAGGCGGCGGACCGCGCCTGGCGCGAGGACGGCGCGAAGGAGCAGGTCACGTTGGCCGAGACCACCGGCGGCTATCACCTGACCGGCTGGCTCGACCCCGGAAGCGGGCGCCTCGTGCAGGAGGCGCTCTCGGCGCACCTGGGCCGGCCCAGCGCTGACGACGCCCGCACCCCCGCCCAACGACGCGCCGCAGCCCTCACCTCCCTCGCGCAGGAATCGCTCACCGCCGGGCGGCAGCAGTCCTCCGCTCGGATTCGGCCCCACCTGACCATCACGGTCCCCTGGCTCACCCTTGAGGCCATGGTCGCCGCCGCCGGCAGTGTCGGCAATGTCGGCACTGTCGGCACTGTCGGCAGTGTCGGCAGTGCCGACCCCGGCGCGCCGCAGTCCGACACGACGCGCCCCCCTGAGGAGACGGAGGCCACGGGGGCCACGGGAGACGCTGAGGACATGGAGGACACGTGGGCGCGGGCCCGAACGTCCGACGACGACGCCGTGATCTCCACTCGGCTCGACACCGGGCGGATGCGCGGACTGGAACCGGCGACCTTCCCCGACGGAACGCCGTTGGCACCGGCGCAACTGGCTCGGTTCGCCTGTGATTCGTCCCTGGCCCGGGTCGTGTTCGGTCCCGAGTCCACGGTGCTGGACGTCGGCCGCGAACAGCGCATCTTCCCGGCGAATCAGGCCCGCGCGGTCATCGCTCGGGATCGACATTGTCAGTATCCAGGCTGCCACGAACCACCGGGATTCGGCGAGATCCACCACTCGCTGTGGTGGGGAAGACACGACGGCCCCACCGCCGTGAGCCACGGGATCCTCCTGTGCTGGACCCATCACGAGCTCGTCCACCGACGCGAGATCACGATCGCCCGCCGGGACGGCCACTGGCGTTTCACCCGCATCGACGGCAGCACGATCACGGCACCCGAACATGCCTACCCGGCTGACGCGGGCTCGCCCCCGCGGCACTGA
- a CDS encoding quinone-dependent dihydroorotate dehydrogenase yields MSPYRKLFDKVLVRMDPERAHHGAAALIAAAGRAPLRPVVSAALTRTDGTPGGATRAWGRELAGPLGIAAGFDKDARMALGLAAMGFAFVEVGTVTARPQPGNERPRMFRFPQERAIVNRMGFNNEGAVAAAARLRRLRRTPAGKALVLGANIGKSKVTPASEAVGDYVFSARRLAPFVDYLVVNVSSPNTPGLRDLQASESLRPILDAVTQQAAYAAGRDVPVLVKIAPDLADADIDAVADLARELGLAGVSAVNTTIDHDHGAGGMSGPLLLERGLTVVSRLRRRLGVGPLIIGMGGISSATDVRAYLAAGADLTQAYTGFIYGGPTWPGRINREAAGPR; encoded by the coding sequence GTGAGCCCCTATCGGAAGCTGTTCGACAAGGTCCTCGTGCGGATGGATCCCGAACGCGCCCACCACGGTGCGGCCGCGCTCATCGCGGCCGCCGGGAGGGCGCCGCTGCGGCCCGTCGTCTCGGCGGCCCTGACCCGCACGGACGGTACGCCCGGTGGCGCCACGCGGGCGTGGGGCCGGGAGCTGGCCGGGCCGCTGGGGATCGCGGCCGGGTTCGACAAGGACGCCCGGATGGCGCTCGGGCTCGCGGCGATGGGGTTCGCGTTCGTCGAGGTCGGCACCGTGACGGCGCGGCCGCAGCCCGGGAACGAGCGTCCGCGGATGTTCCGTTTTCCGCAGGAGCGGGCGATCGTCAACCGGATGGGCTTCAACAACGAGGGCGCGGTCGCCGCGGCCGCACGGCTGCGGCGACTGCGGCGCACCCCGGCCGGCAAGGCGCTCGTGCTCGGGGCGAATATCGGCAAATCGAAGGTGACACCGGCGAGCGAGGCCGTCGGAGACTACGTGTTCAGCGCACGCCGGCTCGCCCCGTTCGTGGACTATCTCGTGGTGAACGTGTCGTCGCCGAACACGCCGGGGCTGCGGGACCTGCAGGCCTCCGAGTCCCTGCGGCCGATCCTGGACGCCGTGACTCAGCAGGCGGCGTATGCGGCGGGGCGCGACGTGCCGGTGCTGGTGAAGATCGCCCCGGACCTGGCCGATGCCGATATCGACGCGGTCGCGGACCTGGCGCGCGAGCTCGGCCTGGCGGGCGTGAGCGCCGTGAACACGACGATCGACCACGACCACGGCGCGGGCGGAATGAGCGGCCCGCTGCTCCTCGAGCGCGGACTCACCGTGGTCTCCCGGCTGCGCCGGCGGCTCGGCGTGGGACCGTTGATCATCGGAATGGGCGGGATCAGCTCGGCCACCGACGTGCGCGCCTACCTCGCGGCCGGCGCCGACCTGACACAGGCCTACACCGGCTTCATCTATGGGGGCCCGACCTGGCCCGGGCGGATCAACAGGGAGGCCGCGGGGCCTCGCTGA
- a CDS encoding leucyl aminopeptidase yields MTNIDVTSKDPARVSADALVVAVAAGTTARLANAGMFAPAARAALEQAIAVLEVTGKADEVVRLPAPEPVAARLVAFTGLGDLAEAEEPSLESLRRAAGAATRALPGRDGAVLALPAHSPEQLGAVAEGALLGAYRVRPELEARGGKSRAASSEGTLPLGHVTVATPLKPKQTKDALARARVVAAAVHGTRDLVNTPPNVLFPESFADRARALVKGTGIKMTVVAGDDLRAGGYGGLVGVGQGSQRGPRLVKLSYTPAKPAAHYALVGKGITFDSGGLSIKPAAGMETMKSDMAGAAAVLHTVLAAAALGVGVRVTGWLALAENMPSGTAQRPSDVITIRGGTTVEVLNTDAEGRLVLADALVAAGEEDPDVVVDIATLTGAQMVALGNQVSAVMGTDDAREHVIAAADAAGEQMWPMPLPVALRASLDSAVADLANIGERFGGMLVAGLFLKEFTGSRPWAHLDIAGPSFNSGKPRHYEAEGGTGAGVRTLLTLLENAARRAA; encoded by the coding sequence GTGACCAACATCGATGTGACTTCGAAGGATCCGGCTCGAGTGAGCGCCGACGCCCTGGTGGTGGCGGTCGCCGCGGGCACCACCGCGCGCCTGGCGAACGCCGGCATGTTCGCCCCCGCCGCCCGCGCGGCGCTGGAGCAGGCGATCGCCGTGCTCGAGGTGACCGGGAAGGCCGACGAGGTCGTCCGACTGCCCGCCCCGGAGCCGGTCGCCGCCCGGCTCGTGGCCTTCACCGGCCTCGGCGATCTCGCGGAGGCCGAGGAGCCCTCGCTCGAGAGCCTGCGCCGCGCCGCCGGCGCCGCCACCCGCGCACTCCCGGGCAGGGACGGCGCCGTGCTCGCGCTGCCGGCCCACTCCCCCGAGCAGCTCGGCGCGGTCGCCGAGGGCGCCCTCCTCGGCGCCTACCGGGTGCGCCCCGAGCTCGAGGCGAGGGGCGGGAAGAGCCGCGCGGCGTCGTCCGAAGGCACACTCCCCCTCGGCCACGTGACGGTCGCCACCCCACTCAAGCCCAAGCAGACCAAGGACGCCCTGGCCCGCGCCCGGGTCGTCGCCGCCGCCGTCCACGGCACCCGCGACCTGGTCAACACCCCGCCGAACGTGCTGTTCCCCGAGAGCTTCGCCGATCGTGCGCGCGCCCTCGTCAAGGGCACGGGGATCAAGATGACCGTGGTCGCGGGCGACGACCTGCGCGCGGGTGGTTACGGCGGCCTCGTCGGCGTCGGCCAGGGGTCGCAGCGCGGTCCGCGCCTGGTCAAGCTGAGCTACACCCCCGCCAAGCCGGCCGCACACTACGCGCTCGTGGGCAAGGGCATCACGTTCGACTCGGGCGGGCTCTCGATCAAGCCCGCCGCGGGGATGGAGACCATGAAGTCCGACATGGCGGGCGCCGCGGCGGTGCTGCACACCGTCCTCGCCGCCGCCGCGCTGGGCGTGGGTGTGCGCGTGACCGGCTGGCTCGCCCTCGCCGAGAACATGCCCTCGGGAACGGCCCAGCGCCCCTCCGACGTCATCACCATCCGGGGCGGCACGACCGTCGAGGTGCTCAACACCGACGCCGAGGGCCGCCTCGTGCTCGCCGACGCACTCGTGGCCGCGGGCGAGGAGGATCCGGACGTGGTCGTCGACATCGCCACGTTGACGGGTGCGCAGATGGTCGCGCTCGGCAACCAGGTGAGTGCGGTCATGGGCACCGACGATGCCCGCGAGCACGTGATCGCGGCCGCGGATGCCGCCGGCGAGCAGATGTGGCCGATGCCGCTGCCGGTCGCGTTGCGCGCCTCCCTCGACTCGGCCGTGGCCGACCTGGCCAATATCGGTGAGCGGTTCGGGGGCATGCTCGTGGCCGGCCTCTTCCTCAAGGAGTTCACGGGCTCGCGGCCGTGGGCGCACCTCGACATCGCGGGCCCCTCGTTCAACAGCGGCAAGCCGCGCCACTACGAGGCCGAGGGTGGCACGGGCGCCGGGGTGCGCACGCTGCTGACACTCCTGGAGAATGCGGCCCGCCGGGCCGCGTGA